The following are from one region of the Alicyclobacillus fastidiosus genome:
- a CDS encoding aspartate 1-decarboxylase, with protein MFRSMLKSKIHRATVTEADLNYVGSITIDPQLLEAVDILPNEKVLVVNNNNGERFETYAILGEPGSGQICVNGAAARLVQPGDLVIIMAFALVSEAELADFEPKVAFMNRDNTIAELVHVEDPQTTFV; from the coding sequence ATGTTCAGATCGATGTTGAAGTCAAAGATCCACCGAGCTACTGTGACGGAAGCCGACCTCAATTACGTAGGCAGCATTACTATCGATCCACAGCTGTTGGAAGCTGTGGACATTTTGCCGAACGAGAAGGTACTGGTTGTAAATAACAATAACGGCGAGCGTTTTGAGACGTACGCCATTCTCGGCGAGCCCGGAAGCGGACAAATTTGCGTCAATGGTGCAGCAGCCCGTTTGGTTCAACCAGGCGACCTCGTCATCATCATGGCGTTTGCGCTGGTGTCCGAGGCAGAGCTAGCCGATTTTGAGCCAAAAGTGGCATTTATGAATCGCGACAACACGATTGCAGAACTCGTGCACGTTGAAGACCCGCAAACGACGTTCGTATGA
- a CDS encoding aromatic ring-hydroxylating dioxygenase subunit alpha yields MLRKAWYAVCPSSEVAADPKKVTVNGRDYVLYRDKTGRIVACNGYCPHRGCDLSMGSIHEGELVCPFHGWHFEGTGSCTHIPANKLGTPIPPSYRLNTYPVTELAELVWLYTHPNLDAPAPTSFATFADLLHDDWQYVSFEQTWQAHFTRAVESVLDVSHLPFVHPETTGTDVDPTVIGPEYTVKGKRIVIYPTPFAPSHPMEPVHPTQDAHLRTEIELLFPNQWIIRTPFGNDGIMCTFLTFTPVHDDVTSIFGIAMRNFDLDAPWMDAFHIDHTLRVMAQDQRIVESLRPRIAPFQLQDERHVPSDVPAIRFRVMLRNALKEEQGGF; encoded by the coding sequence ATGTTGCGTAAGGCGTGGTATGCGGTGTGCCCGTCATCAGAGGTCGCCGCTGATCCGAAAAAGGTCACGGTGAACGGACGTGACTACGTACTATATCGGGACAAGACTGGGCGAATCGTCGCATGTAACGGCTATTGTCCACACCGGGGCTGCGATTTATCGATGGGTTCGATACATGAGGGCGAGCTCGTGTGTCCATTTCATGGATGGCATTTTGAAGGGACGGGAAGCTGTACACACATTCCCGCGAACAAATTGGGAACACCGATCCCGCCCTCCTACCGATTGAACACCTATCCCGTGACGGAGCTCGCTGAACTCGTGTGGCTCTATACACACCCGAACCTCGATGCGCCCGCTCCCACTTCATTTGCGACGTTTGCCGATCTACTACACGACGACTGGCAATACGTTTCCTTTGAGCAGACGTGGCAAGCGCATTTCACGCGAGCCGTGGAGAGCGTTCTCGACGTGTCGCATTTGCCGTTTGTTCACCCTGAAACGACCGGTACTGACGTCGATCCCACCGTGATCGGCCCAGAATACACCGTGAAGGGCAAACGCATCGTCATCTACCCCACTCCGTTTGCACCATCGCACCCAATGGAGCCAGTTCACCCTACCCAGGATGCCCATTTGCGAACGGAAATTGAACTACTCTTTCCGAATCAGTGGATCATCCGCACTCCCTTTGGGAACGACGGGATAATGTGTACGTTTTTGACGTTCACACCGGTTCACGACGACGTGACAAGCATCTTCGGCATCGCGATGCGCAATTTCGATCTCGACGCGCCCTGGATGGACGCCTTTCACATCGACCACACGTTGCGCGTCATGGCACAGGATCAGCGGATCGTGGAGAGCCTGCGGCCTCGCATCGCGCCGTTCCAGCTGCAGGACGAACGCCACGTCCCATCGGATGTGCCCGCCATCCGGTTTCGCGTCATGTTGCGCAATGCCTTGAAAGAGGAACAAGGAGGATTTTAA
- a CDS encoding response regulator: protein MARVMVVDDAAFMRMMLKNVLIEGGHEVVAEAANGVEAVQQYEAHHPDLVTMDITMPEMDGIEAVRAIVGTDPAAKIVMCSAMGQQQMVIDAIHAGAKGFVVKPFDKSKVLAEVEKLVPNAG from the coding sequence GTGGCACGAGTGATGGTGGTAGACGATGCGGCATTTATGCGCATGATGTTGAAGAACGTTTTAATCGAAGGTGGACACGAGGTGGTGGCTGAGGCTGCCAATGGCGTGGAGGCCGTGCAACAATATGAAGCACACCACCCGGATCTCGTCACGATGGACATTACGATGCCAGAGATGGACGGCATTGAGGCCGTTCGCGCCATTGTGGGCACTGACCCGGCGGCGAAAATCGTCATGTGCAGCGCTATGGGTCAGCAGCAGATGGTCATCGATGCCATCCACGCTGGTGCAAAGGGATTCGTCGTGAAGCCCTTCGACAAATCGAAAGTCCTGGCAGAAGTGGAAAAGCTGGTACCGAACGCCGGTTGA
- a CDS encoding heavy metal translocating P-type ATPase, producing the protein MEYEKANLSITGMHCAACAARIEKVIGRQPGVVDIAVNLATERALVVFESDQTELDDIVSRVEKLGYGASVYDESLPSTEGGDRAAVEMFLFSALLTVPFVLQMLHMFNLISIPPVLENPFVQFGLATQIQFIAGWRFYVGAFKSLRARSADMDVLVVLGTSSAYFYSVWMMFGGGDQLYFETSSILITLVLFGKILEAKAKSRTTDALQALAQLHVKNAHLIQGEHETDVPIQHVVVGDLLMVRPGEKVPVDGRVVDGESSVDESMLTGEILPVHKRVGDLVYGGTLNQDGALRVLAQRIGADSALGQIIRLVEEAQGSKAPVQRLADTICGVFVPVVILLSFATFVFWYFVLKFPMSISLENTCAVLLAACPCPLGLATPAALVVGTGRAARQGVFFKGGEQLEQLHKAKVVLMDKTGTITHGRPMVTDVLLIKHPAIRTQGQLLYLASSAELSSGHPLARVIVEHASQYTRPVAPTSFMSLAGRGVSATVAGQHVLVGNLRLLQEHGVNIHGLPSCTEEWEAAGKTVAFIAVERRIAGLIAVADTIKPSSRRAIRQLQALGMRVVMVTGDNVKTANVVARQVGVRDVLAELTPEDKVRAIRHFQRQGYAVAMVGDGINDAPALAAANVGLAVGTGADVALEAADVALIGADLEGVVQAVLLSRATMRCIIQSFSWALLYNGITIPFAAIGLLSPLLAGAAMAFSSVTVVLNALRLKRMRMGRKLQHSQSSL; encoded by the coding sequence ATGGAGTATGAGAAGGCCAACTTATCGATCACAGGCATGCACTGTGCCGCCTGCGCGGCGAGAATTGAGAAGGTGATCGGACGGCAGCCTGGCGTCGTCGACATCGCCGTGAACCTAGCCACGGAGCGCGCGCTGGTCGTATTTGAATCCGATCAGACGGAGCTTGACGATATTGTCTCACGCGTGGAAAAGCTGGGGTATGGAGCGTCCGTGTACGACGAGTCTCTCCCTTCCACCGAAGGGGGGGACCGGGCGGCTGTTGAGATGTTTCTGTTTTCGGCATTGTTGACCGTTCCGTTTGTTCTGCAGATGTTGCACATGTTCAACTTGATCAGCATCCCGCCCGTACTTGAGAACCCGTTTGTTCAATTCGGACTGGCGACACAGATTCAGTTTATCGCCGGCTGGCGGTTCTACGTCGGGGCGTTTAAGTCCCTTCGCGCACGGAGCGCAGACATGGACGTGTTAGTCGTTCTCGGGACATCGAGCGCCTATTTCTACAGCGTCTGGATGATGTTCGGCGGCGGCGACCAATTATATTTCGAAACCAGTTCGATTTTGATCACGCTCGTCCTCTTCGGCAAGATACTAGAAGCAAAAGCGAAGTCCCGGACCACTGACGCCCTGCAAGCACTTGCGCAATTGCATGTGAAAAACGCGCATTTGATTCAGGGGGAGCATGAAACAGACGTGCCTATTCAACATGTGGTCGTCGGCGATCTGCTCATGGTCAGACCTGGAGAAAAAGTTCCGGTTGATGGCCGTGTCGTCGATGGGGAGTCGAGTGTCGACGAGTCGATGCTCACTGGCGAGATTCTCCCCGTTCACAAGCGGGTGGGTGACCTTGTCTACGGTGGCACCCTCAATCAAGATGGGGCATTGCGAGTTCTTGCACAGAGAATCGGCGCCGACTCAGCTCTTGGGCAAATCATTCGACTCGTCGAGGAGGCGCAGGGTTCAAAGGCGCCTGTACAGCGTTTGGCAGATACCATCTGTGGCGTGTTTGTACCTGTTGTCATCCTGCTCTCTTTTGCCACCTTCGTCTTTTGGTATTTTGTCTTGAAATTCCCCATGTCCATATCGTTAGAGAATACTTGTGCGGTGTTGCTAGCCGCTTGTCCTTGCCCGCTCGGTCTCGCCACGCCTGCCGCACTCGTGGTCGGGACAGGGCGTGCCGCACGACAGGGCGTCTTCTTTAAGGGCGGTGAGCAATTGGAACAGCTTCACAAGGCGAAGGTCGTTTTGATGGATAAGACCGGTACCATCACGCATGGGCGACCGATGGTTACGGACGTCCTGCTTATCAAGCACCCAGCGATTCGGACACAGGGGCAGTTACTGTACCTGGCGAGCAGCGCGGAACTCTCCTCTGGACATCCGTTGGCGAGGGTCATTGTCGAACATGCTTCCCAGTACACGCGCCCGGTCGCTCCTACTTCGTTTATGTCGCTGGCTGGCCGTGGAGTCAGTGCGACGGTCGCGGGACAGCACGTGTTAGTCGGCAATCTTCGACTGCTGCAGGAACACGGTGTGAACATACATGGACTCCCCTCGTGCACAGAGGAATGGGAGGCGGCTGGGAAGACGGTTGCCTTCATCGCTGTCGAACGGCGCATCGCCGGTCTTATCGCCGTGGCCGACACGATCAAGCCTTCGTCACGCAGGGCTATTCGCCAACTCCAGGCTCTCGGCATGCGCGTTGTCATGGTGACCGGCGATAACGTCAAGACGGCGAATGTGGTGGCGAGGCAAGTCGGCGTCCGCGACGTGTTGGCCGAACTGACGCCGGAAGACAAGGTGCGTGCCATCCGCCACTTTCAGAGACAAGGGTACGCGGTTGCGATGGTCGGTGACGGCATCAATGACGCCCCAGCACTGGCCGCGGCGAATGTCGGACTCGCCGTCGGTACCGGCGCCGATGTAGCTCTGGAAGCTGCCGACGTCGCGCTCATCGGCGCCGATTTGGAGGGGGTCGTGCAGGCCGTTCTGCTATCTCGCGCCACGATGCGCTGTATTATACAAAGCTTTTCCTGGGCGCTCCTCTACAACGGGATCACCATCCCGTTCGCGGCTATCGGTTTGCTGAGCCCCTTGCTTGCGGGTGCGGCCATGGCTTTCAGTTCCGTCACGGTCGTTCTGAACGCCTTGCGGCTGAAGCGGATGAGAATGGGGAGGAAACTCCAGCACAGTCAGTCGTCGCTTTGA
- a CDS encoding nitroreductase family protein produces the protein MAFAMEHKGVESTCFADAVTRRRSVRKLKRHASVNQAQIDKIVRIVVNAPSAYNMQSGRLVVLMDDEHEAFWDLAKMTYAQLLPEEKVASFMERLDGFRCGNGTVLFFEDEQTIREMQEKIPANKDSFVDWSHHGSGMLQFAMWTALCADGIAASLQHVNAIEEQFKERYHISPNWKMIAQMPFGAPDEEPVAKTMLDYADVVKFY, from the coding sequence ATGGCATTTGCGATGGAACACAAGGGAGTGGAATCCACGTGCTTTGCCGATGCAGTCACGAGACGTCGCTCCGTTCGCAAATTGAAGCGCCACGCCAGCGTCAATCAGGCGCAAATCGATAAAATTGTCCGCATTGTCGTCAACGCTCCGTCTGCCTACAACATGCAAAGCGGTCGTTTGGTCGTGCTCATGGACGACGAACACGAAGCGTTCTGGGACCTCGCCAAGATGACGTACGCACAGCTCTTGCCAGAGGAGAAAGTCGCGTCCTTCATGGAGCGTTTGGACGGATTTCGATGTGGAAACGGTACGGTATTGTTTTTCGAAGACGAGCAGACCATTCGTGAGATGCAGGAGAAGATCCCTGCAAACAAGGATTCGTTTGTCGATTGGTCGCATCACGGGTCGGGCATGCTGCAGTTTGCGATGTGGACCGCACTCTGTGCAGACGGCATCGCGGCCTCCTTACAGCACGTCAATGCAATCGAGGAACAGTTCAAGGAGCGCTATCACATTTCGCCCAACTGGAAGATGATCGCGCAGATGCCGTTTGGCGCGCCGGACGAGGAACCTGTTGCCAAGACGATGCTAGACTACGCGGATGTCGTCAAGTTTTACTGA
- a CDS encoding peptidyl-prolyl cis-trans isomerase, with protein MKSVLSPVIGALVGAVIVGGVWYGTSASQNRNSIVAKVGGTPITRSQLLSESEAYAGSSMLSQLITNQLVLDAAQQQKMTASTSEVNQALQGLEEQNGITSDSQLNQMLEQSHMTKDELLTQLKVEILGQKLAESKVKVTDKQIQDYYNKNKASLATPEQRAISDIVVSSEAKAKDIQTQLSQGKTFASLAKSSSIDSVTKSKGGAMGTFTQSTLSQEYPEISSQAFKLQKGQVSAPIKVSNGYELIEVTSITPAKTPTLAEAKNEITTALKEQNAESPQQLYADLAKKGNVQILDSSYADVKDSIENPQTSSSSSMQ; from the coding sequence GTGAAATCGGTCCTTTCGCCGGTGATTGGCGCACTTGTCGGTGCAGTCATCGTCGGTGGTGTATGGTATGGCACATCGGCATCACAGAACCGCAACTCCATCGTAGCAAAGGTTGGCGGCACGCCAATTACAAGGTCCCAGTTGCTATCTGAATCCGAGGCGTATGCGGGGTCGAGTATGTTGTCGCAGCTCATTACGAACCAATTGGTGCTCGATGCAGCGCAACAGCAGAAGATGACGGCTTCAACCTCGGAAGTCAACCAAGCCTTGCAAGGGCTTGAGGAGCAGAATGGCATCACGAGTGACAGTCAGCTCAATCAGATGCTTGAGCAGAGCCACATGACCAAGGACGAACTGCTTACCCAATTGAAGGTAGAAATCCTCGGACAGAAACTTGCGGAGAGCAAGGTCAAGGTGACGGACAAGCAGATCCAGGACTATTACAACAAGAACAAGGCGAGCCTCGCGACACCGGAGCAGAGGGCCATTTCGGACATTGTCGTGTCCTCCGAGGCGAAGGCCAAAGATATACAGACGCAGTTGAGCCAAGGTAAGACGTTTGCGTCGCTGGCGAAGTCGTCGTCGATTGACAGTGTGACCAAGTCCAAAGGTGGGGCAATGGGTACGTTCACTCAGTCGACGTTGTCGCAAGAGTACCCAGAGATCTCTTCTCAGGCATTCAAGTTACAGAAGGGGCAGGTAAGTGCTCCAATCAAGGTCAGCAATGGCTACGAATTGATTGAAGTGACGAGTATCACTCCGGCGAAGACGCCGACCTTGGCGGAAGCGAAGAACGAAATCACGACTGCGCTCAAGGAACAAAATGCGGAGTCGCCGCAGCAACTGTACGCGGATTTGGCGAAGAAGGGCAACGTTCAAATCCTCGACAGCAGCTATGCAGACGTCAAGGATTCGATTGAAAATCCTCAAACCTCCTCGTCGTCCAGCATGCAGTAA
- a CDS encoding DUF1775 domain-containing protein: MNRFVRSLLTIGSGLATLSITSSVFAHVVVTPAQATVSAWQEYTMRVPCEKTDPTTKVVLKVPSDVQFQQYEPVAGWTVKTQKSGTSELVTWQTTGPGIQPGQFMEFPFIASNPKQPTTIDWDAYQYYKDGTIVEWTGAANSATPHSMTQITTASAAQSTTSTTSTTPAASDTQTTSPPTYSLGWTTADTWVLTVSIVAILLSGLAIAFSLRGSQKH, from the coding sequence ATGAATCGATTTGTACGCAGTCTTCTTACGATCGGCAGTGGGCTTGCCACGTTGTCCATTACCAGCAGTGTCTTTGCACACGTCGTGGTCACACCCGCTCAAGCAACTGTCAGTGCATGGCAGGAGTACACCATGCGCGTCCCCTGTGAAAAGACCGACCCGACGACAAAGGTTGTACTAAAAGTGCCAAGCGACGTTCAGTTTCAACAATATGAGCCGGTTGCCGGTTGGACGGTAAAGACGCAGAAGTCGGGCACCTCGGAGCTTGTGACTTGGCAAACGACTGGTCCTGGCATTCAACCGGGACAATTTATGGAGTTCCCGTTTATCGCGTCAAATCCAAAACAACCGACCACCATTGACTGGGATGCATACCAGTACTACAAGGACGGGACGATTGTCGAATGGACGGGTGCGGCCAACTCGGCGACGCCCCATTCGATGACACAAATCACAACCGCTAGCGCCGCACAATCGACCACGTCGACCACGTCGACCACGCCTGCCGCAAGCGATACACAGACGACTTCGCCGCCGACCTACTCCCTTGGCTGGACGACGGCTGACACGTGGGTGCTCACGGTTTCCATCGTGGCCATCTTGCTGTCCGGTCTGGCTATCGCCTTTTCCCTGCGAGGCAGCCAGAAGCACTAA
- a CDS encoding proline iminopeptidase-family hydrolase, with translation MHEEGYVEVEGGRIWYQIFGEGDAVPLLGLHGGPGGSSVGMERLSALADERPVVLYDQLGSGKSDRPSNPALWTVERFVRELASLRAALHLDEVHILGHSWGTMLLADYLLTSPQGVKSAIFSSPCLSAPRWVADADRLRLDLPSDVQQVLTECEATGNTDSAEYKQATEVYMKKHVCRVEVSPEDRARRDAAFGAEVYNTMWGPSEFHATGTLKSYDRTDRLHEISVPTLFTCGRYDEASPSTTEYYHSLVPGSAFYVFEDSSHSAMREQPEEYLRVIRQFVAAVDGEI, from the coding sequence ATGCACGAAGAAGGGTACGTAGAGGTAGAAGGCGGGCGGATATGGTATCAGATTTTCGGCGAGGGTGACGCTGTACCGCTCCTGGGGCTGCACGGCGGGCCCGGTGGCTCGTCGGTCGGAATGGAGCGGTTGTCCGCACTGGCGGATGAGCGACCAGTGGTGCTCTACGACCAGTTGGGTTCTGGCAAGTCGGATCGACCTTCGAATCCGGCGCTGTGGACTGTGGAGCGGTTTGTGCGGGAACTGGCTAGTCTCCGCGCGGCGCTGCACCTGGATGAGGTGCACATCTTGGGGCATTCTTGGGGAACGATGTTGTTGGCCGATTATTTGTTGACGTCTCCACAAGGAGTGAAAAGCGCCATTTTCTCCAGCCCTTGCCTGAGTGCGCCGCGTTGGGTCGCGGACGCAGACCGTTTGCGGCTCGACTTGCCTAGTGACGTCCAGCAGGTTCTCACGGAGTGTGAGGCGACTGGAAACACGGACTCGGCCGAGTATAAACAGGCGACCGAAGTCTATATGAAAAAGCACGTTTGTCGGGTCGAGGTGTCTCCTGAGGATCGTGCTCGACGGGATGCGGCATTTGGAGCAGAGGTGTACAACACGATGTGGGGGCCATCTGAATTCCATGCCACAGGCACTCTGAAGTCGTACGACCGGACGGATCGGCTCCATGAGATATCGGTACCTACACTGTTTACTTGCGGGCGCTACGACGAAGCGAGCCCGAGTACTACGGAGTATTATCATTCGCTCGTTCCGGGTTCCGCGTTTTACGTATTCGAAGATAGCTCGCATTCGGCGATGCGTGAACAACCTGAAGAGTACCTGCGGGTGATTCGCCAGTTTGTGGCGGCGGTGGATGGAGAAATCTAA
- a CDS encoding chemotaxis protein CheX, which translates to MTEMVEGVGNALQSVLPIPIALGDASVVDGAIYQPEMGVLVGVTGGFRGRIIIQASQAVFSAFAVNMYGMALEGDMLESFVGELGNMIAGSTCTAIAAKGLVLDITPPTVLVGNTKLSGFQHALKVPAAVEGVGDLQVLLILEENLQ; encoded by the coding sequence ATGACAGAGATGGTGGAGGGCGTTGGGAACGCGCTACAATCGGTTTTGCCGATACCTATTGCACTGGGCGACGCGAGCGTCGTAGATGGGGCCATCTATCAGCCGGAAATGGGTGTTCTCGTCGGAGTGACCGGGGGGTTTCGTGGCCGTATCATCATTCAGGCGAGTCAGGCAGTGTTTTCGGCATTTGCCGTGAATATGTATGGCATGGCTCTGGAAGGGGATATGTTGGAGTCGTTCGTGGGTGAACTCGGCAATATGATCGCGGGATCGACCTGTACAGCCATTGCGGCAAAAGGTCTGGTGCTCGATATTACGCCGCCAACTGTCCTCGTCGGCAACACGAAGCTGAGCGGGTTTCAACACGCACTCAAAGTGCCGGCCGCGGTGGAGGGCGTGGGAGACTTGCAAGTGCTGCTGATTTTAGAAGAGAATTTACAATAG
- a CDS encoding DUF2520 domain-containing protein — protein sequence MSGIVFVGPGRVGTALALAFQEAGYPVLGAVSRTGGSGSATADRFTNLTKLPVLEWVDSRSLIEQADVVFLTVPDEAVTDVAQTIVRFGWVHEGQIVVHTAGAHASSILEAVEPTGARKLSLHPLQTIADPATGPALFKGSTFTAEGDEPAVAVAMQWVKALGGIPVQLRAEDKPRYHAAAVMASNAVIALLSVASDVAGLPTGVTAFLPLLQGALENLRKLGIPDALTGPIERGDTATVMKHLSVLKDNPTAHAVYVALGRATVSLAVEKGSLSDAQRDAFERLFGID from the coding sequence ATGTCGGGCATCGTTTTTGTGGGGCCGGGCCGGGTTGGAACGGCGCTGGCACTCGCTTTTCAAGAGGCGGGGTACCCTGTCCTGGGTGCCGTGTCGCGGACAGGCGGTTCCGGCAGCGCAACTGCTGACCGATTTACGAACCTAACCAAGCTGCCTGTTCTAGAATGGGTGGACAGCCGTTCCCTTATCGAACAGGCTGATGTCGTGTTTCTCACAGTTCCAGACGAGGCTGTGACTGACGTAGCACAGACCATTGTCCGTTTTGGCTGGGTACATGAGGGGCAAATCGTGGTTCACACCGCCGGAGCTCACGCGAGTTCCATCCTAGAAGCGGTGGAGCCAACTGGTGCAAGGAAGCTTTCGCTGCATCCCTTGCAGACGATCGCCGATCCGGCAACTGGCCCCGCCTTATTCAAAGGTTCGACGTTTACAGCAGAGGGAGATGAACCGGCCGTCGCCGTTGCGATGCAGTGGGTGAAGGCTCTCGGAGGGATTCCAGTCCAGCTTCGGGCGGAAGATAAACCGAGATATCACGCTGCCGCAGTCATGGCGTCGAACGCCGTGATCGCGTTGCTCAGTGTGGCCAGCGATGTTGCAGGGCTGCCGACTGGCGTAACCGCTTTTCTTCCATTGCTTCAGGGCGCGCTAGAGAATTTGCGCAAGTTGGGGATTCCCGACGCCTTGACCGGACCGATTGAGCGAGGTGACACAGCCACTGTGATGAAGCACCTGAGTGTTTTGAAGGACAACCCCACCGCACATGCTGTATACGTCGCCTTAGGGCGCGCAACCGTTTCGCTTGCTGTCGAGAAGGGAAGTTTGTCGGATGCACAGCGGGATGCATTTGAACGGTTGTTTGGAATCGATTGA
- the panC gene encoding pantoate--beta-alanine ligase, translating to MQQIETIDRLREVVRAARADGKRIGLVPTMGYLHEGHLSLVEAAKHQADFVVVSIFVNPLQFGPSEDLDKYPKDLERDIALLTDQGHCDVVFTPTVQEMYPMPMATSVELPELAKFLCGKTRPTHFQGVATVVSKLFHIALPDVAFFGQKDGQQLAVIRRMVKDLNFPIEVVGVPTVREADGLAKSSRNVYLTPEERAHATILYQALCWARERIANGDTSGRELSDGMRQIVAQDGIGRVDYAEVVSMDTLAPIERLEGDVMIAIAVYFGKARLIDNLQLRIENGRIVG from the coding sequence ATGCAACAAATTGAGACGATTGATCGCCTTCGGGAAGTTGTCCGGGCCGCGAGGGCAGACGGCAAACGCATAGGGCTCGTGCCGACGATGGGCTACTTACACGAGGGACATTTGTCCTTGGTGGAAGCTGCCAAGCACCAGGCCGACTTCGTCGTCGTAAGTATCTTTGTGAACCCGTTGCAGTTCGGGCCATCTGAGGATTTGGACAAGTACCCAAAAGATCTCGAACGAGATATCGCGCTGCTCACGGACCAGGGGCATTGTGACGTCGTGTTCACACCGACTGTCCAGGAGATGTACCCAATGCCGATGGCCACGAGTGTGGAGTTGCCGGAATTGGCGAAATTCCTGTGTGGGAAAACGCGTCCAACGCACTTCCAAGGCGTTGCCACCGTCGTGAGCAAGTTGTTCCACATCGCACTTCCTGACGTGGCGTTTTTTGGCCAGAAGGACGGGCAACAACTCGCTGTGATTCGGCGCATGGTCAAGGATTTGAACTTCCCGATTGAGGTGGTTGGGGTGCCGACTGTCCGCGAGGCGGACGGCCTTGCCAAAAGCTCGCGCAACGTCTATCTGACACCAGAGGAGCGCGCGCACGCCACCATCTTGTATCAGGCCTTGTGCTGGGCGAGGGAGCGGATTGCGAACGGGGACACCTCTGGGCGCGAATTGTCGGATGGTATGCGACAGATCGTCGCACAGGACGGCATCGGTCGCGTTGATTACGCCGAGGTGGTCAGCATGGACACATTAGCCCCGATTGAACGCTTGGAAGGCGACGTGATGATCGCCATCGCGGTCTATTTTGGGAAAGCTAGGCTGATTGATAATCTGCAATTGAGGATTGAAAACGGGCGCATCGTCGGTTGA
- the panB gene encoding 3-methyl-2-oxobutanoate hydroxymethyltransferase, whose amino-acid sequence MRKKVTVRTLLNMKKSGERIAMMTAYDFPTAKLLSDAGLHVLLIGDSLGMVVQGHDTTVPVTVDHMVYHANMVSRGADGPLIVADLPFMSYHASLEVAMRNAARIMQEGGAHAVKLEGGREMAATVSHLVDAGVPVMAHIGLTPQSVHALGGFALQGKTLASAQRILDDALALEAAGAFAIVLEAVPAQLAALVTQRLSIPTIGIGAGPGCDGQVLVFHDFIGYTSGYIPKHNKRFADLADTIQGAAKAYVEEVTNGTFPEEAQTVRLDDDAWDALSLQLKGERDATN is encoded by the coding sequence GTGAGGAAAAAGGTAACTGTACGCACGTTGCTGAATATGAAAAAATCCGGCGAGCGCATCGCCATGATGACTGCCTATGACTTTCCCACAGCTAAGCTTCTCTCAGACGCGGGGCTCCACGTTTTACTAATTGGGGATTCCCTGGGCATGGTCGTTCAGGGCCATGATACGACCGTTCCGGTTACAGTCGACCACATGGTGTATCACGCGAATATGGTCTCCCGCGGCGCTGACGGTCCGCTCATCGTGGCGGATTTGCCGTTTATGTCCTATCATGCTTCACTCGAAGTGGCTATGCGCAACGCGGCTCGCATCATGCAAGAGGGTGGCGCTCACGCCGTCAAACTGGAGGGCGGTCGGGAAATGGCTGCGACGGTCTCCCACCTCGTCGACGCCGGCGTACCTGTGATGGCCCATATCGGCCTGACTCCACAGTCCGTTCACGCACTTGGCGGGTTCGCTTTACAGGGCAAGACGCTCGCGTCCGCGCAGCGCATACTCGATGACGCACTCGCGCTCGAGGCCGCAGGGGCGTTTGCCATCGTCCTCGAAGCTGTACCTGCTCAGCTAGCCGCCCTGGTGACACAGCGACTGAGTATCCCGACGATCGGAATCGGTGCCGGGCCAGGATGTGACGGGCAGGTGCTCGTCTTCCACGACTTCATCGGTTATACGTCTGGATACATTCCCAAACACAACAAGCGGTTTGCAGACTTGGCTGATACGATTCAAGGTGCGGCAAAGGCGTACGTAGAAGAGGTCACCAACGGCACGTTCCCAGAGGAAGCGCAAACCGTACGATTGGACGACGACGCGTGGGACGCACTATCTTTGCAACTGAAGGGTGAGCGAGATGCAACAAATTGA